One segment of Pyricularia oryzae 70-15 chromosome 3, whole genome shotgun sequence DNA contains the following:
- a CDS encoding erythrocyte band 7 integral membrane protein: MATALVNRSNPAALPAVRRTIAAAAGAIGTTSTPTTSLVLSSPRQQQRNRQQQRRTFLEQAGSDASKAGSAGAGPGGRGAIPTYFQRERLPANTVIRFVPQQTAWVVERMGKFHRILEPGLAILVPFLDRIAYVKSLKEVAIEIPSQSAITADNVTLELDGVLYTRVFDAYKASYGVEDAEYAISQLAQTTMRSEIGQLTLDHVLKERAALNTNITAAINEAAQAWGVTCLRYEIRDIHAPTAVVEAMHRQVTAERSKRAEILDSEGQRQSAINIAEGRKQSVILASEALKAEKINRAEGEAEAILLKARATAQGIDQVARSMAEGKQAAQGAVNLSVAEKYVEAFGKLAKEGTAVVVPGNVGDIGGMIATALSVYGKVGAVQGQANGGAVAKVEEATVSAPGTGDAVKDSIVADFDKATKDR; the protein is encoded by the exons ATGGCAACAGCTCTCGTTAACAGGAGCAACCCGGCGGCGTTGCCCGCCGTCCGCCGCACCAtcgcagcggcggcaggagCAATAGGCACAACCTCGACACCCACAACCAGCCTCGTCCTGAGCAGCCCTAGGCAACAACAACGGAATCGCCAACAACAGCGCCGCACCTTTCTCGAACAGGCCGGCTCCGATGCGTCCAAGGCGGGTTCAGCAGGCGCCGGACCCGGTGGCCGCGGCGCGATCCCGACCTACTTTCAGCGCGAGCGCCTTCCCGCCAATACGGTCATCCGGTTCGTGCCGCAGCAGACGGCCTGGGTCGTGGAGCGCATGGGCAAGTTCCATCGCATCCTCGAGCCGGGCCTGGCCATCCTCGTTCCCTTCCTCGACCGCATCGCATACGTAAAGAGCCTCAAGGAGGTCGCCATCGAGATACCGAGCCAGAGCGCCATCACGGCCGATAACGTGACGCTCGAGCTGGACGGCGTGCTATACACGCGGGTTTTTGATGCGTACAAGGCGAG CTACGGCGTCGAGGACGCAGAGTACGCCATCTCCCAGCTGGCCCAGACGACGATGCGATCGGAGATCGGCCAGCTGACGCTCGACCACGTCCTGAAGGAGCGTGCCGCGCTCAACACAAACATCACGGCCGCCATCAACGAGGCAGCCCAGGCCTGGGGCGTGACGTGCCTCCGCTACGAGATTCGCGACATCCACGCCCCGaccgccgtcgtcgaggccATGCACCGTCAGGTCACGGCCGAGCGGTCCAAGCGCGCCGAAATTCTCGACTCGGAGGGTCAGCGCCAGTCCGCCATCAACATCGCAGAGGGTCGCAAGCAGTCCGTCATCCTGGCCTCCGAGGCCCTCAAGGCCGAGAAGATCAACCGCGCAGAgggcgaggccgaggcgatCCTCCTCAAGGCCCGCGCCACCGCTCAGGGAATCGACCAGGTCGCTAGGAGCATGGCTGAGGGCAAGCAGGCCGCCCAGGGCGCTGTCAACCTGAGCGTTGCTGAGAAGTACGTCGAGGCCTTTGGCAAGTTGGCCAAGGAGGGCACGGCTGTGGTTGTGCCGGGTAACGTCGGCGATATCGGCGGCATGATCGCCACCGCCTTGAGCGTATACGGCAAGGTGGGCGCTGTGCAGGGCCAGGCAAACGGCGGTGCGGTTGCCAAGGTTGAAGAGGCCACTGTCTCTGCACCCGGGACTGGTGACGCTGTTAAGGATAGCATCGTTGCGGACTTTGACAAGGCAACCAAGGATAGGTAA
- a CDS encoding exoglucanase 3, which yields MLFSSVLLGLTATAGVSAMPRNRGSSPRHIRRQEGANPFEGKKLFANPEWAEKAEPALAHYESIGDSANAARVRKVQQTGTFVWVSNIASLPNIDAAIEGARAAKEATGEDQIVGLVHYNLPDRDCSAGESAGELDSTKDGLRLYKETYVAPFAEKLAAATDLTFAVVLEPDSLANLVTNMGVEFCARAAPVYEEGIAHAIKSLQFDHVHLYLDAAHGGWLGWDDNLAPTAKEFAKVVAMAGGNSTVRGVVTNVSNYNPFIMPEPLEPYTEWSNSYDESHYALSLAPHLEAEGLPSRFLIDQGRVHLPGAREEWGEWCNVEPAGFGIAPGTPTENPHVDSIVWVKPGGESDGECGMEGATRAGAWFEEYFRMLVENAHPSLDS from the coding sequence ATGCTCTTCTCATCGGTCCTGCTGGGACTGACGGCCACGGCCGGCGTCAGCGCCATGCCGCGCAACCGCGGCTCGTCCCCACGGCACATTCGCCGCCAAGAAGGCGCCAACCCGTTCGAGGGCAAGAAGCTGTTTGCGAACCCGGAGTGGGCCGAAAAGGCCGAGCCGGCGCTGGCGCACTACGAGTCCATCGGCGActcagccaacgccgcgcgCGTCCGCAAGGTGCAGCAGACGGGCACGTTCGTCTGGGTGTCCAACATTGCATCCCTGCCCAACATCGACGCCGCCATCGAGGGCGCCCGGGCCGCAAAGGAGGCCACGGGCGAGGACCAGATCGTCGGCCTCGTCCACTACAACCTGCCCGACCGCGACTGCAGCGCCGGCGAGTCGGCGGGCGAGCTCGACTCCACCAAGGACGGCCTGCGGCTGTACAAGGAGACGTACGTCGCCCCCTTTGCGGAGAAGCTGGCTGCCGCCACCGACCTCACCTTTGCCGTGGTGCTGGAGCCCGACTCGCTCGCCAACCTCGTCACCAACATGGGCGTCGAGTTCtgcgcccgcgccgccccGGTCTACGAGGAGGGCATCGCGCACGCCATCAAGTCGCTGCAGTTTGACCACGTGCACCTGTACCTGGACGCTGCGCACGGCGGCTGGCTCGGGTGGGACGACAACCTGGCCCCGACGGCCAAGGAGTTCGCCAAGGTGGTGGCCATGGCGGGCGGCAACTCGACGGTCCGCGGCGTCGTGACCAACGTGTCAAACTACAACCCCTTCATCATGCCCGAGCCGCTCGAGCCCTACACCGAGTGGTCCAACTCGTACGACGAGTCGCACTACGCCTTGTCGCTGGCCCCGCACCTCGAGGCCGAGGGTCTGCCGTCGCGATTTCTCATCGACCAGGGCCGCGTCCACCTGCCCGGCGCCCGTGAGGAGTGGGGAGAGTGGTGCAACGTCGAGCCTGCCGGTTTCGGCATCGCCCCCGGCACGCCCACCGAGAACCCCCACGTCGACAGCATCGTCTGGGTCAAGCCTGGTGGTGAGTCTGATGGTGAGTGTGGCATGGAGGGTGCCACCCGCGCCGGAGCTTGGTTCGAGGAGTACTTTAGGATGCTTGTCGAGAACGCACACCCTAGCTTGGATTCGTAA
- a CDS encoding dienelactone hydrolase, protein MPSQGTPRGCTTRLHGLDSYLTEPSDGRAIEGVVVVVSDAFGWEFENTRLLADHYADKGGYRVIVPDFLGGVALPPSTVQSLRGFFGGSLLGKAYSAIWLALAWIPFMVYQNFLRRTSPTSTVATFFSAMSHGPEAKRGLPVFAAGLSWGGRYALSLASMPNPPVKAVFVAHPSHVSVPNDLARLTVPVSFALAKEDHALGGDKRIAEVQRVVGRSAAKCEVKAYSAGHSFCVRADFTGKDTSAQADEAEDQAVGWFRSQSL, encoded by the exons ATGCCGAGCCAAGGAACACCACGAGGTTGCACCACGCGCCTCCACGGCCTGGACTCGTACCTCACGGAGCCGTCCGATGGTCGCGCCATCGAGGGagtcgtggtggtggtctCTGACGCCTTTGGATGGGAGTTTGAGAACACCCGGTTGCTGGCCGACCACTACGCCGACAAGGGCGGATATCGAGTCATTGTGCCCGACTTCCTCGGGGGTGTGGCGCTGCCCCCCTCGACGGTCCAGTCGCTGCGTGGGTTTTTTGGGGGGAGTCTGCTGGGCAAGGC TTACTCTGCTATCTGGCTAGCTCTGGCCTGGATCCCGTTCATGGTGTATCAGAACTTCCTCCGCCGCACCTCTCCCACCAGCACCGTAGCGACCTTCTTCTCGGCCATGAGCCACGGCCCCGAGGCCAAGCGCGGCCTGCCCGTGTTTGCTGCGGGCCTCAGCTGGGGCGGCCGGTACGCCCTCTCGCTGGCCTCGATGCCGAACCCGCCTGTGAAGGCCGTCTTCGTCGCTCACCCGTCTCACGTGAGCGTCCCCAACGACCTGGCACGGCTCACGGTGCCCGTCTCGTTTGCCTTGGCCAAGGAAGACCACGCACTGGGAGGAGACAAGCGGATCGCAGAGGTCCAGCGGGTCGTGGGAAGGAGTGCTGCAAAGTGCGAGGTCAAGGCTTACAGCGCGGGCCATTCCTTTTGCGTTCGGGCTGATTTTACGGGCAAGGATACctcggcgcaggccgacgaaGCGGAGGATCAGGCAGTTGGCTGGTTTAGGTCCCAGTCTCTGTAA